In Meriones unguiculatus strain TT.TT164.6M chromosome 17, Bangor_MerUng_6.1, whole genome shotgun sequence, a single window of DNA contains:
- the LOC110561482 gene encoding zinc finger protein 14-like isoform X2 encodes MTETFMNLIAIGRTEEKENIEDNHQNLRKNVRIQVVERNCDYGDGIQCGETQKWIAEHIVHRDMCPAVTVCENSVLARDIPVRSPSNVQCETTEKTCGSQEHVEKAFIHEKCWKGSTYSESIQTNQSPPRETPYRSKQSNEAYGSGNSDQYCERMHAGDKLHEWKQVEKAFWRPSYGQIYERITIGEKPFLCKQYGEALLTSSHIIKHEIILPEEKCYTCKQCGKAFRYSSSLQNHERIHSGERPYVCKQCGKAFIRSYDLLIHERIHSGEKPYTCEHCGKSFTHYSGWYSHERIHTREKPYVCTQCGKAFSCSTSFRRHERIHTGEKPYLCKHCGKAFTHSSARYIHERTHTGEKPYVCKHCGKAFLRASHLNNHERIHTGEKPYVCKHCGKAFIQRDACYNHERIHTGEKPYVCKECGKAFRISTSLRDHERIHTGEKPYICNYCGKAFRVSTCLHKHERAHTEKKPSG; translated from the exons ATGACAGAAACCTTTATGAACCTGATCGCCATAG ggagaacagaggaaaaagaaaacattgaagaCAACCACCAAAATCTTAGGAAAAATGTGAG AATTCAGGTCGTTGAGAGGAATTGTGACTATGGAGATGGTATTCAGTGTGGAGAAACCCAGAAGTGGATTGCAGAGCATATTGTTCATAGAGACATGTGTCCTGCAGTGACAGTATGTGAAAACAGTGTGCTTGCAAGAGACATCCCTGTTCGTTCACCCTCGAATGTGCAGTGTGAGACCACAGAGAAAACATGTGGGTCTCAGGAACATGTGGAGAAAGCATTTATACATGAGAAATGTTGGAAAGGTTCCACTTATTCTGAGTCCATTCAGACAAATCAAAGTCCTCCTAGAGAGACACCCTACCGAAGTAAGCAGTCTAATGAAGCCTACGGGAGTGGTAATTCTGATCAGTATTGTGAGAGAATGCACGCTGGAGATAAGCTCCATGAATGGAAGCAAGTTGAGAAAGCCTTCTGGAGACCCAGTTATGGTCAGATATATGAGAGGATCACCATTGGAGAGAAACCGTTTCTGTGTAAGCAGTACGGTGAAGCATTGCTCACTTCTAGTCATATTATTAAGCATGAAATAATTCTCCCGGAAGAGAAATGTTACACATGTAAGCAGTGTGGAAAAGCGTTCAGATATTCCTCATCACTCCAGAACcatgaaagaattcatagtgGGGAGAGGCCCTATGTATGTAagcagtgtggaaaagccttcatTCGTTCCTATGATCTTCTCATCCATGAAAGAATTCACAGTGGAGAAAAGCCTTACACATGTGAGCATTGTGGGAAATCTTTCACCCATTATAGCGGCTGGTACAGTCATGAAAGGATTCAcactagagagaaaccctatgtttGTACACAGTGTGGGAAGGCATTTTCATGTTCCACGTCGTTTCGGAGACACGAGAggattcacactggagagaagccttacctaTGTAAGCACTGTGGTAAGGCCTTCACCCACTCTAGTGCTCGTTACATTCACgagagaactcacactggagagaagccctacgtATGTAAGCACTGTGGGAAGGCTTTCCTCCGGGCCAGCCATCTTAACAACCACgagagaattcacactggagagaaaccctatgtttGTAAGcactgtgggaaagccttcatCCAACGGGATGCATGTTATAATCATGAGAggattcacactggagagaaaccatacgtCTGCAAGGAATGTGGGAAAGCATTTAGGATTTCCACATCCCTTCGTGACCATgagagaattcacactggagaaaaaccttatatCTGTAATTACTGTGGGAAAGCATTTAGAGTTTCCACATGCCTCCACAAACATGAAAGAGCTCACACTGAAAAGAAACCCAGTGGGTAG
- the LOC110561482 gene encoding zinc finger protein 14-like isoform X1 → MEPVTFEDVAVNFTLGEWALLDSSQKQLYRDVMTETFMNLIAIGRTEEKENIEDNHQNLRKNVRIQVVERNCDYGDGIQCGETQKWIAEHIVHRDMCPAVTVCENSVLARDIPVRSPSNVQCETTEKTCGSQEHVEKAFIHEKCWKGSTYSESIQTNQSPPRETPYRSKQSNEAYGSGNSDQYCERMHAGDKLHEWKQVEKAFWRPSYGQIYERITIGEKPFLCKQYGEALLTSSHIIKHEIILPEEKCYTCKQCGKAFRYSSSLQNHERIHSGERPYVCKQCGKAFIRSYDLLIHERIHSGEKPYTCEHCGKSFTHYSGWYSHERIHTREKPYVCTQCGKAFSCSTSFRRHERIHTGEKPYLCKHCGKAFTHSSARYIHERTHTGEKPYVCKHCGKAFLRASHLNNHERIHTGEKPYVCKHCGKAFIQRDACYNHERIHTGEKPYVCKECGKAFRISTSLRDHERIHTGEKPYICNYCGKAFRVSTCLHKHERAHTEKKPSG, encoded by the exons GAGCCAGTGACCTTTGAGGATGTGGCCGTGAACTTCACTCTAGGAGAGTGGGCTTTGTTGGATTCCAGTCAAAAGCAGCTCTACAGAGATGTGATGACAGAAACCTTTATGAACCTGATCGCCATAG ggagaacagaggaaaaagaaaacattgaagaCAACCACCAAAATCTTAGGAAAAATGTGAG AATTCAGGTCGTTGAGAGGAATTGTGACTATGGAGATGGTATTCAGTGTGGAGAAACCCAGAAGTGGATTGCAGAGCATATTGTTCATAGAGACATGTGTCCTGCAGTGACAGTATGTGAAAACAGTGTGCTTGCAAGAGACATCCCTGTTCGTTCACCCTCGAATGTGCAGTGTGAGACCACAGAGAAAACATGTGGGTCTCAGGAACATGTGGAGAAAGCATTTATACATGAGAAATGTTGGAAAGGTTCCACTTATTCTGAGTCCATTCAGACAAATCAAAGTCCTCCTAGAGAGACACCCTACCGAAGTAAGCAGTCTAATGAAGCCTACGGGAGTGGTAATTCTGATCAGTATTGTGAGAGAATGCACGCTGGAGATAAGCTCCATGAATGGAAGCAAGTTGAGAAAGCCTTCTGGAGACCCAGTTATGGTCAGATATATGAGAGGATCACCATTGGAGAGAAACCGTTTCTGTGTAAGCAGTACGGTGAAGCATTGCTCACTTCTAGTCATATTATTAAGCATGAAATAATTCTCCCGGAAGAGAAATGTTACACATGTAAGCAGTGTGGAAAAGCGTTCAGATATTCCTCATCACTCCAGAACcatgaaagaattcatagtgGGGAGAGGCCCTATGTATGTAagcagtgtggaaaagccttcatTCGTTCCTATGATCTTCTCATCCATGAAAGAATTCACAGTGGAGAAAAGCCTTACACATGTGAGCATTGTGGGAAATCTTTCACCCATTATAGCGGCTGGTACAGTCATGAAAGGATTCAcactagagagaaaccctatgtttGTACACAGTGTGGGAAGGCATTTTCATGTTCCACGTCGTTTCGGAGACACGAGAggattcacactggagagaagccttacctaTGTAAGCACTGTGGTAAGGCCTTCACCCACTCTAGTGCTCGTTACATTCACgagagaactcacactggagagaagccctacgtATGTAAGCACTGTGGGAAGGCTTTCCTCCGGGCCAGCCATCTTAACAACCACgagagaattcacactggagagaaaccctatgtttGTAAGcactgtgggaaagccttcatCCAACGGGATGCATGTTATAATCATGAGAggattcacactggagagaaaccatacgtCTGCAAGGAATGTGGGAAAGCATTTAGGATTTCCACATCCCTTCGTGACCATgagagaattcacactggagaaaaaccttatatCTGTAATTACTGTGGGAAAGCATTTAGAGTTTCCACATGCCTCCACAAACATGAAAGAGCTCACACTGAAAAGAAACCCAGTGGGTAG